Proteins from a single region of Hymenobacter aquaticus:
- a CDS encoding gliding motility-associated C-terminal domain-containing protein, producing MPRLLSSVFWVLLLLLVAAGPARATHIVGGELDLQHQSGSRYRINLNLYFDAVYGNPGALDNTLTVSIFEKDTDRRMLNLTLPLVANTNVTYSNIACTLPILSTRRIQYSSLIDLPATTYTNPAGYYAAVERCCRNNNIRNIRNPGNAGQTYYLEFPAVVRNGKPFINSTPRIFPPLSDYACRGDLFYYDFGGQDVDGDSLVYELSTPLNGHSTSTVPKPAAADPLPYSPIQWQPGLNVLNQIPGDPALTVNRATGRLQVRPNQLGLFVFGIKCSEYRDGEKISEVRRDFQLQVIDCPRNSEPTMSVFSAGATKAYQPGVDVLKLEPGKSRCLTLRFTDPDPDSRLTLSLYPVNFTAPLPSVSLLQGTVHKPGAPDTLVSQLCFPSCTDTKGKVYLLDVIVADNGCSLPKRDTVRVAFTAVPDPNSPPQVATTAGPGLPLRVRIGDLVTFQVTGQDADADPVTLEMSGRGFAPASVGAALMQNGGVGSPVSGTFTWRVPCPPTDKFLYEFEFAAAAAPCNLRQASPPLVIPIQIDYANTPPTLALALADTVTVIKRQLGEPFRMTMEGLDSDVDPLTLTATANGLDLAAAGMRFTAQNGAGKATGLLEWTPNCALAAASRMDVTFRLQETTCRPVPKTRTLRFEVVRPVAQPFLPPNVFTPNNDQNHDFFELPSLPPDFCDSRLANIKIFSRWGNLVYQTTDRTFKWDGGGLPAGVYFLLIEFTDKSYKGTVTIAP from the coding sequence ATGCCTCGACTTCTATCTTCAGTTTTTTGGGTTCTGCTGCTGCTGCTCGTGGCGGCCGGGCCGGCGCGGGCCACGCACATCGTCGGCGGCGAGCTGGATCTGCAACACCAGTCCGGCAGCCGCTACCGCATCAACCTGAACCTGTACTTCGACGCGGTGTACGGCAACCCCGGCGCGCTGGATAACACGCTAACGGTCAGCATCTTTGAAAAGGACACCGACCGGCGGATGCTGAACCTGACGTTGCCCCTGGTGGCCAACACCAACGTGACCTACTCCAACATTGCCTGCACGCTGCCCATCCTGAGCACGCGCCGCATTCAGTATTCCAGCCTGATTGATTTGCCGGCCACTACCTACACCAACCCGGCGGGCTACTACGCGGCCGTGGAGCGGTGCTGCCGCAACAACAACATCCGCAACATCCGCAACCCCGGCAACGCGGGCCAAACCTACTACCTGGAGTTTCCGGCCGTGGTGCGCAACGGTAAGCCCTTTATCAACTCCACGCCCCGCATCTTCCCGCCCCTGAGCGACTATGCCTGCCGCGGCGACCTGTTCTACTACGACTTCGGCGGCCAAGACGTGGACGGCGACTCGCTGGTGTATGAGCTGTCGACGCCCCTGAACGGCCACTCTACCTCCACCGTGCCCAAGCCCGCCGCGGCCGACCCGCTGCCCTACAGCCCGATTCAGTGGCAGCCCGGCCTCAACGTGCTCAACCAGATTCCCGGCGACCCGGCCCTGACGGTGAACCGCGCCACGGGCCGGCTACAGGTGCGGCCCAACCAATTGGGCTTGTTCGTGTTCGGCATCAAATGCTCGGAATACCGCGACGGGGAGAAAATCAGCGAGGTGCGGCGCGACTTTCAGCTCCAGGTCATCGACTGCCCGCGCAACTCCGAGCCGACGATGAGCGTGTTTTCGGCCGGCGCGACCAAGGCTTACCAGCCGGGGGTAGACGTGCTGAAGCTGGAGCCCGGCAAGAGCCGCTGCCTTACCCTGCGCTTCACCGACCCCGACCCCGACTCCCGCCTGACCCTGTCGTTGTACCCGGTCAACTTCACGGCCCCGCTGCCCAGTGTCTCGCTTCTGCAGGGCACGGTCCACAAGCCGGGGGCCCCCGATACGCTGGTGTCGCAGCTCTGCTTTCCCAGCTGCACCGACACCAAAGGCAAGGTGTACCTGCTCGACGTAATCGTGGCCGACAACGGCTGCAGCCTGCCCAAACGCGACACGGTGCGCGTGGCCTTCACCGCCGTGCCCGACCCCAACAGTCCGCCCCAGGTGGCTACCACGGCCGGGCCGGGTTTGCCGCTGCGCGTGCGCATCGGCGACCTGGTCACGTTCCAGGTGACGGGCCAGGATGCCGACGCCGACCCCGTGACGCTGGAAATGAGCGGCCGGGGCTTCGCGCCGGCCAGCGTGGGGGCGGCGCTGATGCAGAACGGCGGGGTGGGCTCCCCGGTGAGCGGCACCTTTACCTGGCGCGTGCCCTGCCCGCCCACCGACAAGTTTCTCTACGAGTTTGAGTTTGCCGCCGCCGCCGCGCCCTGCAACCTGCGGCAGGCCTCGCCCCCGCTGGTTATTCCCATTCAGATTGACTATGCCAACACCCCGCCCACGCTGGCCCTGGCCCTGGCCGACACGGTTACGGTAATCAAACGGCAGCTGGGAGAGCCGTTCCGCATGACGATGGAGGGCCTGGACTCCGACGTGGACCCCTTGACGCTCACGGCCACGGCCAACGGCCTCGACCTGGCGGCGGCCGGCATGCGCTTCACCGCCCAGAACGGCGCGGGCAAAGCCACCGGCCTGCTCGAATGGACGCCCAACTGCGCCCTGGCCGCTGCCAGCCGGATGGACGTGACGTTCCGGTTGCAGGAAACCACCTGCCGGCCCGTGCCCAAAACCCGCACCCTGCGCTTCGAGGTGGTGCGGCCCGTGGCCCAGCCCTTCCTGCCGCCCAACGTCTTCACGCCCAACAACGACCAGAACCACGACTTCTTCGAGCTGCCCAGCCTGCCGCCCGACTTCTGCGACTCGCGCCTGGCCAACATCAAAATCTTCAGCCGCTGGGGCAACCTCGTCTACCAGACCACCGACCGGACTTTCAAGTGGGACGGGGGCGGCCTGCCCGCCGGCGTGTACTTCCTGCTCATTGAGTTTACCGACAAAAGCTACAAGGGCACGGTGACCATCGCGCCCTAG